From the genome of Populus trichocarpa isolate Nisqually-1 chromosome 15, P.trichocarpa_v4.1, whole genome shotgun sequence, one region includes:
- the LOC18105713 gene encoding NADH dehydrogenase [ubiquinone] 1 beta subcomplex subunit 10-B: MGRKKGVAEFEDSPPDDFDPSNPYKDPVVMLEMREHLVREKWIDIEKAKILREKLRWCYRIEGVNHLQKCRHFVQQYLDSTRGIGWGKDQRPPCLHGPKVEATAESE, from the exons ATGGGGAGGAAGAAGGGAGTAGCAGAGTTCGAGGATTCCCCTCCAGATGACTTCGATCCATCGAACCCTTACAAGGACCCAGTGGTGATGCTGGAAATGAGAGAGCATCTTGTTAGAGAGAAATGGATTGACATAGAGAAAGCCAAGATCTTGAGAGAGAAACTGCGGTGGTGCTATCGCATTGAAGGAGTCAATCATCTCCAGAAATGTCGCCATTTTGTCCAGCAGTATCTTGATTCAACTCGTGGGATCGGGTGGGGCAAGGACCAACGCCCTCCTTGTCTCCACG GTCCTAAAGTGGAGGCAACAGCCGAGTCTGAGTGA